The DNA window AGGCCGATGTTGGTTAGGTCGTTTCTTTGAATCCAGTGCACTattagagcgccacaggaatgagtcctaaaaccaggaagtaagttagcatttgagcgccatggggtctaacgtctaaaagtcaacagggtttttgaatgggtttgtggttagacgcctgaaataaggtctgtggttaacacaagctgaagagatgttggtgttttgttagaccacataaactacgttaggtaatacccccacttgtgaattttgaagtttttacgcgtctttaaaaagacggttgctaacaagtggctaaatgtgactacagtggttgtcggggacattaaacgtcatcacgccggacacagaggacgggaactctctcactagtcggagatgtctcctgtaggtttaatctttaggttaaggtgaatattatgttagtaaactatttattaagctacgtggattagtttatctgAGATcatctgaagcataacgctagtgacgtcacaatcatccgaccgtgatgtagttagcttgtagcataacgttagctttttacttctgtcggccgcattaacttttcaaacatcattaaaatgatgttcatctgtgaagattatcctgctgaacaaaacgcctacgcttcagaaacgtgcgtttaacacagagattattttctgcaatgatccaaaatccaatgaaaacatctcataggagaattctcgttagaccccatggtgatgctacttcagggttggcctacaaaaatacgtcatatggtttgttctctatggGCCACTTGCCATGTAAACTACTATTTAAGAAGGTAATGAGAAGAGTTTTATTATAactgcaaacatttttaaaccctTAAATAGAATCATAAACAGGGATGACATTTCACGAAAACACTCACCATGATATACTCCCCTCAGGGCATCGGCTGCTACATGTTCCGCATCGACGACTTTGACGTGGTGGACGCAACAATGCAAGGCAACGCAGCTCGTTTCATCAACCACTCGTGCGAGCCCAACTGCTACTCCCGTGTCATCAACGTCGACGGCCGCAAGCACATCGTCATCTTCGCTCTGAGAAAGATCTACCGGGGCGAAGAGCTGACCTACGACTACAAGTTCCCCATCGAGGACGAGAATAGCAAGCTGCACTGCAACTGCGGGACGAGACGCTGCCGTCGCTTCCTGAATTAGtaccagacacacaaacacgccaTGTACAAAATAGCCATCGTGTTAAAATGCACTAGAATTCAGCAGGTGGAATGTGACGACCTTTTGATGAAGCTGATTGTTGTGAAGTAGCCATAACAGTGAGGGTTCCCCgacgcgcacacacacctgatcTAAGGCGTTTTCACTTTGTTAAAGCTTAATTTATTGAATGATTAgggacagtgtgtgtttaatctgtGAAACTAAACTGTGTCACACAAACAAGACCAGAGCCATGAGACACAGCGTGGGGCggttaatatttatttgatttgatactTTCGGTCTGTTAGGACGTGCAGTATGAACAAACAACTGCTCGAATATTTAGATGTCAGAGCTGTTGTACCTCCTTACATTACACATCCTTTCTGTTTTACAACGTTAGCCTCTGCTGGAACTTGGTCTCAGTGAAAGCCAGGGGGCAGTATAACCAGCTACAAACAGTGCAAACTAAAAATAGAATATTAAGGGATTTCTGTTATTTGAGGTGACGGAGTGTCTCTGTAAACACAAAGTCACAGAGAGGGTTAGGGAGAACTTATTCAGCACCTTACTTTGACTCGACCTCCTGGCAGCGTTTGTATTGCAGCAGgcaggagacttttttttttacttcaaagcAAACAAACGAAACACATTTAACTCCTCGTGTACATTGTAGCGCAGCTGTATTTTAACTTCACTCTTGGATACAACTTGTGAGCAGGGAATTTAATATTTCGGGTGCTGGTGACATTTATCCCAAACCGTAGTTTTAACGTAGTCCCCCAAACTGTTTGGCCCCCTCattcattctgttttatttgtgacGGCATattttctgtgatgtttttatcttGACTGTCTTGATTGGTTTCTTTGtactgtttgtttattgtaaGATCTATGAGGGAGATTTTCCTTGATGCAGGGTTCAAATTTAATATACTGACCTTGCTCGGCACAGTCCCCTATaaatcttttttgtatttttgtatatttgaaCAATAAATGTATATTCAACAAGCTAACTGAAACACACGTGTTTGaccttttaacttttatttgtaaGTGAAGGCAGGCTTATTGAACCGAAGCTGTTGCAGAGTTATGAGCCTTCTTATTTTGCACCCTCTtcctcgtgtttttttttttgtccaccaCAGGTGTACTACCTCAAAAGTGTTATGAAGcgaatatttaatttaattacatGACACAATTGGTAAAACACTGCTTTCTAGTTTCCTCCTTGTCCAGTCTTTGTAATCATtatattttacacaaaacaaatcaaaaactgTTGAACACTGACTTGATATTATGCCTGCAGGCATTTTTGTAAGAATACCTGGCCACCATGTTTTTGTGCTCGTTTCTCCTGTTTGAAACCACACCTAGCGGATGGATGTAGATAGAGTCCTAGAGTTTAGCTTCAAGGCTGGATGCTTaggaagtttgttttctgtttttggaacAATAATAGAAGTTCTCATAAAGTTTGTGACTGAATTGGCTCACATTTGATCCTTGCCTGTACATATTTGTATAAAGAATTTCtaaacctgttaaatatttttgtacctacattttttttttaatttatgttcaataaaaatttgaaatgtttaacattGGTCTTTGAATTATTCTGACCAGTTAATAAATAGAATTATTTTTAAGTGTTAGAAATGTTcctataaagtaaaaaaaaagaatgtccaGTGAACgtaaatacatttacatgcacAACTTTTGAATGTGACTTCTgcaaaaaattataattattacgAGTAAAAATTACTAAAGAATAAAATCTATTCTAAAAAAAGCTGTATATACCTCATAACCGTGGTGTATAAGACGGCTTTTACTGATAAGAAACATACCTGGGGCTCTATGTGCCATGATGGGATCTGAAATGAGTTAAAGGGGTCATGAGAAAACTATTTGATAAACCCAATGCTCATTTTTTGATACATAAAATTGTATTTGGTTGGGTTTAATctaattcacttttttaaataattaatgggtttactttaaaaaaaaaaaaaaaaattcaaaaggttTTATAGGTCAGTAGTTCTGACCATCACATTAATTCTCCACTGATAGTGCCTGTTCCATTACTCTGcctttttctgcagttttgaAATAGTCTTATCAGGTTTTCTCTCCTATGTGACTGCAGCACACTGCTGCTGAGTTGACACAACCGCAACTGAGACATGCTACCAGACATCTCCTCTGAAATGAGTGAATGCATTACTGGACAAAGATTCACAGTAGGAAATCTGTCATCTTTTCTAATTTACATCAGTGTCTCAAGCTGCAGATATACACCAGCAAATAAGGTGTTGATTATATCTATCTGgcactggtaaaaaaaagtgagaagtGCCTTCCAGACTCAGGTATATGTCGGATATGATAGCGCTCCTATTTATATCAATCAGAAGTCCCCATGGGAGTTTCATATGTTAGTTGTGACTTTAGTCAAGGTCTTGCCTTTACCTTCAGCCATATGGATCATTCCCAGAATTTCccagtatttgtatttttacttcCCTGACCTTGcaaaatgtgggaacatagagGGCGGATCAGGTGTTTATAAAGAGTTACAGCGTGTACCCTATGTGTGTACCTCCTCTTTCATTCAAGAGATAATCACCATGAAGGCCCTGGTGTTCCTGACTTTGCTTGGAGCAGCAAGTAAGAGACGACTGTCATTTTATCATTGTTTATCAAATATTGATAAGTGGATGAAAACTTGTATGCACCTTTACATGTGTCATAATATACCTTATGTGTCTTTTCAGTTGCTGCAGCTGAGGATGAGAAGGTGGTTGGAGGGTATGAGTGCACCGGACAATCTGTTCCCTACCAGGTTTCTCTGAACGCTGGATACCACTTCTGCGGTGGATCCCTCATCTCCAGCCAGTGGGTGGTGTCTGCTGCTCACTGCTACAAGTCGTAAGTACAAGTACAACTCTCATACCAACCAATTTAACGTGGCTTGCGAGATGTATCAAGTACTTAACTCAAATGCAAAGTATACGAAATCAAGCGAGACTAAATGGCATAATTACAGTGTGGTTTTATGAGTTGTGGCCTCTTTACCAAGATAAACACTTCcaacaaaggtaaaaaaaaaagaggataggCCTTTAAAGCTTTACCTTGAGAAATTGAAAACGTGTAAAGTaaattgaaaaaacaacaacaaacatttgagGTAAATGAAGCTTTTTGTAACAGTACTGAAGACAGAGTAGGTTAGGATAAAACAGGTCAAAACCTTAACACATTGGCtaacatacattttattaatatatattaatgATTTCATTATTGCCTTGGAGTTAAGATAGCTACATGAGCTTGAATGTTATCTAAATTAGCAGTAAGCCAACTGAGGGAAAACTTGTAATAAACAAATCTCAACTCAACATTGACAAAAAATAGATGAAACAACAAAACGCTCCAAAGAGAAGATTTGGGTAGTAAACAGCAGATGTCAGTCAATATTTTTTAAGGTTAGTTTAAACTGCTGTAGCACTAAAACGTATGTAATTTAATGCTGCTAAAAAATGTTAGCAAACTTTAAAGGTAGCTTATAGCTTGTTAGCTTATTACTGATAAAAGCCTTATTAACCTCTTATATAAGTCTATGCTAATTATTAGCTcaatgacttctttttttttatctggctATTATCActtgtatggaagcccatttccgcaagttaaaaaaatgaaaatgaaaataataaagtcataattatgagataatgaagtcatattcattattttgtttacttttttatttgtattactttttatctcataattatgactttattattttcattttcatttttttaacttgcggaaatgggcttccatacccTTGTCATCTTGCTTTCAATAAATAGCTATATTAAAGAATGAGGGTCATCATCATTATgagaaaacagacttttaaactGTAACATACCTCCACCAGTCGCATCCAGGTCCGTCTTGGAGAGCACAACATCGCTGTGAATGAGGGCACTGAGCAGTGGATCGACGCTGCCAAAATGATCCGTCACCCACAGTACAACAGCTACAACCTGGACAACGACATCATGCTCATCAAGCTGAGCCGGCCCGCCACCCTCAACAGCCACGTGCAGACCGTGTCCCTGCCCTCGCGCTGCCCCCACACCGACGAGAACTGCGTGGTGTCCGGCTGGGGCAACACGTCCGCCACCGGCAGTAAGACTATTTACAGTCTGTCATTACTGGGCCTGACAACCgacagaaaaaaacacgagTGGGGTTGGGTGGAGGAGAGGATATAAGTGTggtttaatgtaaaaaaataaaaatttagtAATACTATAATATACAAATACAGGAGGTTAAAGTTACATCAGTACAGTGGAGCAAAgaaacagaatcagaaatactttattaatcccagagggaaattcggtcGTCACAGTTGCtctaaatatacaatatagcagtagaaataaataatacaaatattaatcaaatagaatagaaatGTAAGTAAGATTtcaataataggtacaagaaatatttacaggaataagagtcagatggaatatatacacacattttcaagattattgcactgtttgtttcaatattgcactttgttatcatggacatattattcattattattatattgcacttttaataaataatgagttatagaaacataaTGATAGTAGCTTAAAGATATATTCAACCAGCTCTTGATTTCTCAACCTTTTAAAGTAATTATAAACCATGCTTTCGTGTACGTAAAAAAACCtaatatttaacataatttTTTGTCTTCGAACAAGAGTTGGGAAATGCAATGTAGAACTGCAATACTACTAGGTACTAGGTCTACTAGGTACTGAAGCCAGAGAAggcatttcattgtacagtgtacTGAATATCAATCTAACACCATGATATGCAGCTCCGCATCCTGATCTACAAACTGAAGCTGCAAACAAAAATCTTTTGTCTGTTGATTacgttttacattttttgtaaagtctgtacaataaataaaatgtgataataataatcataatgtGATAATGCCCAGAAAGTCAAATATTACATATTTCCAATTTTTGGATCAAATGGCAGGTAGTTTTAAACCTAcaagtaaaacaaaacagagcaaTTATTCACATTGGAGAAGTGGCAAACATTTGGCATTTTTACTTGATGATATTTGATGCATTAGAAATATCAAAGTCTTCTAATTTGTAATACCCAAATCAGTTCAAAAATTCCTCACTGCGTTACTCAATGTTTTATAACATTCATGGTATATGGAGCGGATTTAGAATACTAACGGCAGGTTAAGTTACTGATATTTGCCTTTCCTCTCCCCAGGCAACTTCCCCGACAGGTTGCAGTGCCTGAGGCAGCCCATCATTGATGACAGGATCTGCAGGAATGCCTACCCTCACCTCTTCACTGAGAACATGATTTGCTCTGGGTTCATGCATGGAGGTGCCAGCAGCTGCCAAGTGAGTGTGACTAAAACACGCTAAACACCCAGGGAGTGAGGTGGTAAATAATCTCTTTAAACAGTGCAGGGGTCTGTGGCTTTACCATATGTTCCTGTATTATCACTGGGTATACTAACTCCTTAGTTCAATTGATTAATTTATCCAGCACAGAAAGCAAAACACTGCTTTCTGTCACTCTTcaatacaaacatttacagacagggtcatttttttgttttccttttgttgaTTACCAGTGCTCCCCATGGACAACACTTACAGcagcattgtgtttgtgtttgcagggagACTCTGGTGGTCCTCTGGTGTGTAACGGTCAGCTGCAGGGAGTCGTGTCCTGGGGTTATGACTGCGCCATGCAGGGACACCCCAGCGTCTACGCCCGTGTGTGCCGCTTCAATAGCTGGATCAGCACCACCATGAGCaacaactaaacacacacatagtgtaCCATGAATCCACGTGCTAGCATCCATGACAAAACTATAGTCAGTGTCATATTCAGTTTATTGGATATCTGTGCCATTCATTTACATCTCATAATCAACATGATAAGAAATAACATTCTGTGACCAAAAAACTAAgtaactaataaaataaaataaaaaatatacattagCATTCATTTCATCCATTTGGTTGTTTTTTACATTGAGTTTCACAGTTGTTGGCATAACAATATAAACATGCTCTTGCTTGGTAATACTTTATACTCAGTGCTTTTGCtacagtctgtgttttattctcaCAAGGCCACCAGTGCATTGATATACAAATTCATAAATCAAGCAAAAACTAACCTGAAAGTGTTGCAAAACATCCATgtataatactttttttaaacttattgtACTATGGACTCATGCATCTCTGTGAAACGCCTCTTGCATTCAGTTACTGTGGCCGCTGGAGTGATTTGGGAGGCAAGCAAACTTGAGTAAATAAGCAATAAGGCATTTCAGCTCTTTTTATGTCTGGATTCTTTGCATGCATTCCTCAGATGGCGCTTTGTAAACTTCGCTGCTTCTTGTTTGCTGAGGCTACCTGAACAtacagaggaaaagagagagggagaagcaaTGATAGTCACACAGTCGTATCAAACAGAGGAGCATCTGaactgtctttaaaaatgagttACAGATGGCATGACAGTAAATATTACagcatattttattttcatcattgtCATTATGACATTAAATAACACAGAACACAGGAGGGAGTCTGTTATGCCACACATTTGTAAAGTGGATATAATATGGTTACATGCATACACCGACATAGTGTCTTAAGAAAGTGTTGCACAACCATGACATCTATCTGGAGCTTCAAATGAGTCTAAATGCACTTTTCACAGTTCTTTTGGCCTTTTGGATAGCAGTTGCTCATGATCAACAGATTGAactgacactttttttcttctttttttgtaattcttaTAATGTACAGTTTGTTTTATGAATGGTCATTTTATTATACTATTAATGGAGTCTGGTCCCAGTCTTCAGTGTTCAATGCAATAATGGTTGTTTGCCCTTTTTAGAgataaaaacaatttatttctTCTTAAGCAAAAAATAATTCCTTTATACATTTATATGCTGTATGTTCTGTACCTGCCTTAgagcgcggtcacactggcaatgttgtcgtaccgtgcttaagcaccaccccccccccccccccccccaattcaCCCGCTGGCCTGCACGGCCTGTGGTCACAGTGCTCCAGGACAAACCGGGCCtaagcacggttacctcttgtacataacctCATAATATagcacatgcatggctttatattattattatgaagcGCCTACTATTAGTTCAACAACACACCTGACCAGCAATCCGATCCAGATCTCTTTGGCCCTGTGGGGTGAGTCTTCGTccactgaaatataaaacataaaaacaaaacaaatgatcaaaatgtattattaaatccCAGAGTCAGGCTTGAACATAGCACCTCTCCACCTCACCCATTTGGGTCCTTCTCCACCATCTTGAGGCCCTCCAGAGCCTGCAGGACCTTCCTCGCCACGTTTCTGGAGCCCACGCTAAAGTGGGCGGGGCATACCCCGTTCCTCTGCCGCCCTCCGTAGACCTTGATCATGGAGCCGACGCCGACCCCTCCACGCAGGTACAGGTGACGAGCCGTGGAGGCTTGTGAAatgtacagtaaataaaaatataatgtgCATGttgcaatacatttttttgtgatcCGTGTTCAACCAAAAgacatgaaatcaaacattcCAACTTAtcaaatgtgtgacatttttctGTGCAGACTGTTAATCTTTTGTGCACTCAATATAGGTGAGTAGATAACCTCAGCTGAGAGGGGATTGTGTGCATTTGGTTTTCTGAATAAATTGTTGTAGTTATGGAACAATCTAGACAGTAGGACTGACCAGTATTTCACAACTGGTTTGTGTTTGATCCCATACCAAATAAATTCCTAAAACGGAGTCTCTCAAAGATAATAATAAAGTGTCTAAATCatgtaagaattaaaaaaaaccttgactCTTGTTTAAAACTAACACTTGTAGACCTATAGGCATAAGACATTCCATATCAAAAGCTTTATGGTCACTTTACTGATatacaacacaacaatacaagGAAATGACAATGGCACTCCCTGATGTTAACTCTTAATACCAGTAATTTACGGCTTAGTATTATACTGAACAACACCAGGAAAATGCTGAAAACATATCAAATCTTTACTAATGAATATTTTTACAATTGTTATTTAATTAAGCAGATGTTTGGTTAACTGTTCAGTTCATACAATGTTACCATACAGTCCCTCACTGTGTCTGAGCAACAGTTAAAACCATTGATATAAAACtgctctatttcttttttttaaatacttatttttattactttcaTGCTTTCCATCAGTCATACTTACACGTTTTTATCAACCAAAATAATACCATAACATTTAACTTAGTTTACACTTTTCAAAAGTGAAATCAGGATCCTGAGATAGTTACCTTTCTATCCCAACACACAACGgagaaaacacaatattaaaaaaaaactgttctatTTCTAAATCATAAATTAATATGTATATAGGGATCAAAACAATGCCCATTAACAATAATTCTTGGAAACATACTCAAAAAGACTAGATGATGGCTTGGTGTATATGGAGCAGATCCAGTATGACCAACCTGCTCTGGTGTAGAACCAGTTGTCATCACAGGGCGCCAGCTCCTTGTGCCTGGCAAGCTTCACAGTGTCGACCCATTCTGGGACCTTCAGCTTGCCAGACCTGAAAAAATCAATTACACGTCACTGTGATGAATCAACGGACTGGATGTTTCCCTCAAAACAACAGACGGCACAGGAAAACAGGATTCTCTCCCCACAAACAGTATCAATAGTGTCATGTGTTTTACTGCTGTTTAGACACGGGTGTTGTAGCAGAGCAACGTCCTATGGGAGGCCAAGCGAGGTCAAAATCTGTCTGAAAAGCTAATTGTGTAAGTACTTGTttagtgtgtctgtgattgCAGATTACATTTGCAACAATTTCTCAAGAGTAGAGGGCAATGTCAAAGGTCAACAACGATGATCATCAGTACAGTGACACAAAATCATCTGTTGTGATACTATTTTTCATGGTGcattttttattgaatgtttttagaaaaacgtttaaaacaaatattagtgatggcattttttttcaaccattgtcattatctttgtttgtcttaggatttaaaaaaatgtaaatgcaaaaTTTAGTGGATTTTTTTCCATCTATTTAAGATTCTTGAGTTTGTTCACATCACAGATGGAGAGATTGTATAACACCAACTTGTAACAAGGATGTAAAAAGTAAGTGTGCAAAACTTAAACTATCAGGTTACATTAATATTAAACTTTCTCAATTTCAAGTGTTTCAATGACCCATACACAAAAATCTATGGACACCTTCAACTCATATTGAAGACAAACATCTTAAACATTTTCTTACCAAAAGTATACAAAGTATGTGGAGAGCATACTTACTTTTGGCTTATAGTGGAGTCCTATCATAGTCAAACACCTTTGCATGCACTGCACTCCTTTTGACCCTGTTAGGTCAGTCAGTGGGTGACATGATGATGTTATGTCTCAGTGAGATGTTGTGTAAATCATTAACTTCATCTAAACACTGGGTAAGATACATAAAAGTGTAAAGAGAATCCTAGTTGAACCATTTTTCTCTGAATACTTCAAttagttctctctctctatatatataataataattcaagGATTTATCTGGAGGATCAAGTTTCCCTTTGGGGACACTTCTATCCTgcacaatattttatttattcacatgGGACACATAAAGCATTAACAAGCACCAGTTACGTTGTCTTATTGCTTTATTATAAATAAGTCACATTTCATGCATAAAGGGCTGCTTATTTCTTCCTGATGTGTCAGGTTTCAGTTTTCAATAGCATCACCCACAATG is part of the Labrus mixtus chromosome 16, fLabMix1.1, whole genome shotgun sequence genome and encodes:
- the LOC132991430 gene encoding small ribosomal subunit protein eS19 codes for the protein MPSVTVKDVNQQDFVRALSAFLKKSGKLKVPEWVDTVKLARHKELAPCDDNWFYTRAASTARHLYLRGGVGVGSMIKVYGGRQRNGVCPAHFSVGSRNVARKVLQALEGLKMVEKDPNGGRRLTPQGQRDLDRIAGQVASANKKQRSLQSAI
- the LOC132991428 gene encoding trypsin-like, whose translation is MHYWTKIHKIITMKALVFLTLLGAAIAAAEDEKVVGGYECTGQSVPYQVSLNAGYHFCGGSLISSQWVVSAAHCYKSRIQVRLGEHNIAVNEGTEQWIDAAKMIRHPQYNSYNLDNDIMLIKLSRPATLNSHVQTVSLPSRCPHTDENCVVSGWGNTSATGSNFPDRLQCLRQPIIDDRICRNAYPHLFTENMICSGFMHGGASSCQGDSGGPLVCNGQLQGVVSWGYDCAMQGHPSVYARVCRFNSWISTTMSNN